In Physeter macrocephalus isolate SW-GA unplaced genomic scaffold, ASM283717v5 random_9867, whole genome shotgun sequence, the genomic window CATTGAGGGCtgtggcagtggaggtggtggcAGTGAGGGCTGTGGCAGTGGATGcggtggcagtggaggtggtggcAGTGAGGGCTGTGGCAGTGGAGGTGGCTGCCGTGGTGGCTGTAGAGGTGGCCACAGTGGTGGCtgtggcagtggaggtggtggcTGTGGGGGCTGTGACAGTGGATgcggtggcagtggtggtgggggaCGTGGGCTCCCCGCAGTGGCTGTACCCACAGCACAGCACGCGGATTTTGTAGTTGTAGCACATCTTGAACAGGCCCACCTGCTCGTCGTTCCTGCAGACCAGGCCGAAGCTGACGTCACAGTGCACGCGCTGCTTCAGCTCCTCCAGCCTCACGTCGGGGAAGTTTTCGGCCTGGCACTCTATGCCCTGGGGCTGCTCGCACACGGCCCCTCCCGCACGCCTGATCTTGTCGTAGGACTCGACGTCCCCCCCGGCCTCCTCGGACTTGGGGTAGTCCTCGTCAAACCACTCTGTCCAGTCACAGCGGGGCTCACAGGTGGTGGTGGCCGGGACCACAAAGCTGCTGCCCACTCGGGTCACGGTTGAGGCGGAGTTGGCGGATGGGGTCTGTGAGGTGGAGACCGCCGTGGACAGGAGGGAGGTTCCTCTGGTGGGTGTGGTCTGGGTaaaggtgggcaggggctgggaggatggCCGCTGGCCGGTGCCCGGGGCCGGGCTGGTGCCGCAGGGCACGTAGTCGCAGCAGAGGACCCTCAGCTCGTAGTTGTGGCAGAGCGGGGGGTTCTGCTCGCTGTTGAGGCAGGTCAGCCCCCGGGCCTGGCCACACTCCACCTTCTGGCCCAGCTTCTCCAAAGGCATATCCGGGAACTGCTGGGCCCGGCACTCGACATGCGCTGGGGCCGGGCAGAACTGGTAGCCCCTCTGCCGCAGGTTCTCGAATGTCTCAAAGTCTCCCCCTCCCACGCCCTGCTCTGGACGCCCACTGTCGTACCAGTCGGACCAGCGGCAGTGCTCCTGCACGCACACGGAGGAGGGTGTGGGGACCGAGCCTGTGGGTGGAG contains:
- the LOC112063294 gene encoding mucin-5B-like codes for the protein CYPQCPPSKPFFDEDQMKCVAQCGGCYDEDGNYYDAGARVPTAENCQSCDCTSRGLQCTYSPAACTCTYEGRTYGYGDVIYNTTDGLGACLIATCRDNGTIVRKAEECPRTLPTTPFTFTSTAAPSSTTGSVPTPSSVCVQEHCRWSDWYDSGRPEQGVGGGDFETFENLRQRGYQFCPAPAHVECRAQQFPDMPLEKLGQKVECGQARGLTCLNSEQNPPLCHNYELRVLCCDYVPCGTSPAPGTGQRPSSQPLPTFTQTTPTRGTSLLSTAVSTSQTPSANSASTVTRVGSSFVVPATTTCEPRCDWTEWFDEDYPKSEEAGGDVESYDKIRRAGGAVCEQPQGIECQAENFPDVRLEELKQRVHCDVSFGLVCRNDEQVGLFKMCYNYKIRVLCCGYSHCGEPTSPTTTATASTVTAPTATTSTATATTVATSTATTAATSTATALTATTSTATASTATALTATTSTATALNATAPTAKTSTATASIATTSTATVTT